The proteins below are encoded in one region of Aequorivita iocasae:
- a CDS encoding Ig-like domain-containing protein produces MKKTLLLFVILALSLKCSKKDDDIQRVEGAPIAVDDSTTTPNNRSVVIDVLLNDEAGDNPLDPSSVIIENAVSHGITEINPITGEVKYTPNSTFIGVDTFTYKVCDNSSNALCDSANVTINVTNGGGDDTPPCQMVENFTATYTSDSITVSWNPCVDPNGEEVTYLLTFVKEGYDCYFDGTYDMYWLDFTTTENSLTFTNANTDNQLQLFHRYYINIRAQDPSGSTSDPNSISVNFMPIGTLNQDIILRHQYAVDLFEGHQIDVVNGEIYTYEPCMDFGIPTSSPIIDLSPLTGIKEINGDVTLTSFGLHQFHTLEGFEDVTKITGKLKIEGKYDRNFVNDVSQLSNLTELGGFEMVGNSISSINGIDNLQTLGGNFYLENNKSLNQISGFSNLQTIKSVEISRNPNLNNLNGLLNLTTIQDFLILDDNDSITNLDFLLNLVLIECGGGSNNDLTITNNYYLEDFCGLRDFLTNGGLCSGNYVIAGNGFNPTALQIISGDCRL; encoded by the coding sequence ATGAAAAAAACGCTACTCTTATTTGTAATACTAGCTTTGAGCCTTAAATGTTCAAAAAAGGATGATGATATTCAGAGAGTCGAAGGTGCGCCAATTGCTGTTGATGACTCAACGACTACTCCAAATAATCGTTCTGTGGTAATTGATGTACTATTGAACGATGAAGCAGGGGATAATCCTTTAGACCCCTCTTCGGTGATTATAGAAAATGCTGTAAGCCATGGAATTACCGAAATAAATCCCATAACAGGCGAAGTAAAATACACTCCAAATTCCACATTTATCGGGGTTGATACCTTTACATACAAAGTTTGTGACAATAGTAGTAATGCACTATGCGATAGTGCAAATGTAACCATAAATGTAACCAATGGGGGCGGGGATGACACCCCACCCTGTCAAATGGTCGAAAATTTCACAGCCACATATACTTCCGATAGCATTACAGTTTCATGGAATCCTTGTGTAGATCCTAATGGAGAGGAGGTAACTTATTTATTAACTTTTGTAAAAGAAGGCTATGACTGTTATTTTGATGGTACCTATGATATGTACTGGCTTGATTTTACTACCACGGAAAATTCACTCACCTTTACAAATGCAAACACAGATAATCAACTTCAGCTATTTCATCGATATTATATTAATATAAGAGCCCAAGACCCAAGCGGTAGTACTTCTGACCCAAATTCAATTTCGGTGAACTTTATGCCAATTGGTACACTTAATCAGGATATTATTTTACGGCATCAATATGCAGTAGATTTATTTGAAGGACATCAAATCGATGTTGTAAATGGAGAGATTTATACATATGAACCTTGTATGGACTTTGGAATCCCCACATCGAGCCCTATAATAGACCTCTCTCCATTAACTGGAATTAAGGAAATTAATGGAGATGTTACTCTTACAAGTTTTGGTTTACACCAATTTCATACTCTAGAAGGCTTTGAAGATGTTACAAAAATTACAGGGAAATTAAAAATAGAAGGCAAATATGACCGCAACTTTGTCAACGATGTAAGTCAATTATCAAATTTAACAGAACTGGGTGGGTTCGAAATGGTCGGTAACTCAATATCATCTATTAATGGAATAGATAATCTACAAACGCTGGGCGGAAATTTTTATTTAGAAAACAATAAAAGTTTAAACCAAATATCTGGTTTCTCTAATCTTCAAACAATAAAGAGCGTTGAAATAAGTAGAAACCCTAATTTAAATAATTTAAATGGCTTACTAAATTTAACCACAATTCAAGATTTTCTAATTCTAGATGATAATGATTCCATAACAAACCTTGATTTCTTATTGAATTTGGTACTCATTGAATGTGGTGGAGGTTCTAACAATGATTTAACGATAACTAACAATTATTATTTAGAAGATTTTTGTGGGCTAAGGGACTTTCTTACAAATGGGGGATTATGCTCTGGAAATTACGTAATAGCGGGCAATGGATTTAATCCAACCGCTCTTCAAATAATAAGCGGCGATTGCCGCCTATAA
- a CDS encoding DUF1328 family protein, which yields MLHWKAIYIILAIVFGVIGFIGIGDGEIEPAKYIAGIFLLLLLVFWAADFVGKRKS from the coding sequence ATGCTTCATTGGAAAGCAATCTATATTATCTTGGCTATTGTCTTTGGAGTAATAGGTTTTATAGGTATTGGCGATGGTGAAATTGAACCGGCAAAATACATTGCTGGAATATTTCTGTTGCTTTTATTAGTTTTTTGGGCCGCTGATTTTGTAGGAAAACGTAAAAGTTAA
- a CDS encoding DUF4249 domain-containing protein, whose translation MMRNRIILIGLFALLLFQVGCTEPFEIETVDFESVLVVESTITDEFKPQIVKLSKTSSLENPEILLVNDADVTVTGSNGESFSFYWDSETGNFISQNSFSAQPGVSYTLNIITSDGKRYSSSAVTLPPSVGIDELYAERVVDATEEKDGVQILIDTEDPTGNAKYYRYAYEETYKIVAPYPSPYNSEIIDFDPISGTYQVILTPREPEEICYSTEFSTGINQTTTTELNENKVFRFPVRYLSKLDAKMQTRYSILVKQYVQSVEAYTFYKIIKELGSIESLLSQGQPGYVAGNMVSEENPDEKVLGFFEVSSMTSKRIYFNYDDFGLEKPPYFVDCDLLLLDYRDNTNLDNDPDEREIIYTYLTFYDYQVFSFAQGVLYTIAKPECTVCTSFSSNVRPDFWED comes from the coding sequence ATGATGAGGAACAGAATTATATTGATCGGTCTTTTCGCACTTCTGCTTTTTCAAGTGGGCTGTACGGAACCTTTTGAGATAGAAACCGTAGATTTCGAAAGCGTTTTGGTGGTAGAAAGTACTATAACAGATGAGTTTAAACCTCAAATTGTAAAGCTGAGTAAAACTTCGTCCTTGGAAAATCCCGAAATTTTGCTTGTAAATGATGCCGATGTTACCGTCACCGGAAGCAATGGCGAGAGTTTCAGCTTTTATTGGGATAGCGAAACCGGCAATTTTATATCCCAAAACTCATTTAGCGCACAACCTGGCGTTTCCTATACTTTGAATATTATAACATCAGACGGAAAACGATACTCTTCTTCCGCAGTTACCTTACCGCCATCTGTAGGTATTGATGAACTTTATGCGGAAAGAGTTGTGGATGCAACAGAAGAAAAAGATGGAGTTCAGATTTTGATAGACACAGAAGATCCAACCGGTAATGCAAAATATTATAGGTATGCGTATGAAGAAACATATAAAATAGTGGCTCCGTATCCATCTCCCTACAATTCAGAAATTATTGATTTTGATCCCATTTCTGGTACATATCAGGTGATTCTTACTCCCAGGGAGCCAGAGGAAATTTGTTATTCCACAGAATTTTCAACCGGAATAAACCAAACCACCACAACAGAATTGAACGAAAATAAAGTCTTCCGCTTTCCAGTGAGATATCTCTCCAAACTTGATGCAAAAATGCAGACCCGTTACAGTATTTTGGTAAAACAATATGTACAAAGCGTTGAAGCCTATACTTTTTATAAAATCATTAAAGAACTTGGTAGTATTGAAAGTCTTCTGTCACAAGGACAGCCTGGATATGTAGCGGGCAATATGGTTTCTGAGGAAAATCCCGATGAAAAGGTTTTGGGATTTTTTGAAGTTTCATCCATGACATCAAAGAGAATCTATTTTAATTATGACGATTTTGGGTTGGAAAAGCCACCCTATTTTGTAGATTGTGATTTACTATTGCTTGATTATCGCGACAATACAAACCTAGATAATGATCCCGATGAAAGGGAGATAATCTACACATATTTAACATTCTATGATTATCAAGTATTCAGCTTTGCCCAGGGTGTTTTGTATACTATCGCGAAGCCCGAATGCACTGTGTGTACCTCTTTTTCATCAAATGTAAGACCCGATTTCTGGGAAGATTGA
- a CDS encoding carboxypeptidase-like regulatory domain-containing protein — MQNRFFVHVLFFLITAATFGQNNKNITVSFNNTPLKEAVLKVETLSNKTFYFDETWLKGHFVTKDFENESLQNVLEELFSNTNINFVFKDGNVILLNNTYVYTDLPPDYFNEEKTEEKQLEDTKNAPIFQEEYAAQGTVETRKLVTIGKQTANAANKTYTLSGVFKNSKTGEPLQNLSISTIDRTKYAVTDAEGRFSIRLPYGLNKLETNLLGFEKIRQDVIMYGDGSLNIELRENTESLEEVVVKSNKDANVRDAVVGVTNIDIEAIKTIPLVLGERDILKVATTMPGIKTAGEGASGFNVRGGRADQNLILLDDAVLYNPSHFLGFFSAVNPFTTGSLEIYKASIPAEYGGRLSSVFDIETKSGNMEKFAGEGSVGPITANLAVEVPVVNKKASVIAGFRATYSDWILRSLDEEALKNSEATFYDGIVKYKHNIDNNNSIQGTFYYSKDRFSITSDSIFDYNNRLISLKYGHTFSEKSRAEVILVNSQYKYGINYEADANEDFDFGYELNEYQAKLNFNYKLSNKHKLSYGLSSKLYSIDPGNIEPIGENSDVEAKTIDREKGLESAVYLSDLWEVSDKFLLDLGLRYSFYMALGPSIQNVYAEGVPKSENSIVEVKEFGKNESIKTYGGPEYRISARYLLGNDFSVKAGFNRTIQYLHLLSTNTTQSPTDIWKLSDLNIAPQRANQYSLGFFKNLSGKDVEFSLEGYYKTMNDLLDYKVGAQLILNDDLETDLLQGEGKAYGVEFLVKKNSGRFNGYLGYSYSRSQIKLDSQLMQERVNNGEFFPANYDKPHDFSVVANYKLTKRFSFSGNFTYQTGRPITYPIGRYIFAGEEQVLYSDRNQFRIPDYYRLDLGVNIEGNHKLNKLAHSFINISVYNVLGRNNPYSVFFVNEAGEIKAYKTSIFSVPVPTITYNFKF; from the coding sequence ATGCAAAATAGATTTTTTGTCCATGTTTTATTTTTTTTGATTACTGCCGCAACTTTCGGGCAAAACAATAAAAATATTACGGTTTCATTCAACAACACTCCTTTAAAGGAAGCAGTTCTAAAGGTGGAAACCCTTTCAAATAAAACATTCTATTTTGATGAAACCTGGCTAAAGGGGCATTTTGTCACGAAAGATTTTGAAAATGAATCGCTCCAGAATGTTTTGGAAGAACTTTTCAGCAATACCAACATCAACTTTGTGTTCAAGGATGGCAATGTCATTTTATTGAACAATACTTACGTTTATACTGATTTGCCCCCTGATTATTTTAATGAAGAAAAGACCGAAGAAAAGCAGCTTGAGGACACTAAAAATGCACCCATTTTTCAAGAAGAATATGCCGCACAGGGAACTGTTGAGACCCGAAAACTTGTAACCATCGGCAAGCAAACAGCCAACGCAGCAAACAAAACCTATACACTTTCAGGTGTTTTTAAAAACTCAAAAACTGGGGAGCCGCTTCAAAATCTTTCTATTTCAACTATAGACAGAACAAAATATGCTGTTACAGATGCCGAGGGGCGGTTCAGTATTCGACTTCCCTACGGATTAAACAAACTGGAAACAAATCTTTTGGGTTTTGAAAAAATTCGTCAAGATGTAATTATGTACGGCGATGGTTCTTTGAATATTGAATTGCGAGAAAATACCGAATCGCTGGAGGAAGTGGTCGTAAAATCAAATAAGGATGCAAACGTACGCGATGCCGTGGTGGGCGTTACGAATATTGACATTGAAGCGATTAAAACAATTCCCCTGGTTTTAGGTGAACGCGATATTCTAAAAGTTGCAACCACTATGCCCGGTATAAAAACAGCGGGGGAAGGCGCAAGCGGATTTAATGTTCGTGGCGGTCGTGCAGATCAAAACCTTATTCTTTTAGACGATGCCGTTCTTTATAATCCCTCACACTTTTTAGGTTTCTTTTCTGCAGTAAATCCTTTTACAACGGGAAGTCTCGAAATTTATAAAGCAAGTATCCCGGCGGAATACGGCGGAAGGCTTTCCTCGGTTTTTGATATTGAGACCAAATCGGGCAATATGGAAAAATTTGCTGGCGAAGGTTCCGTTGGGCCAATAACCGCAAATCTCGCCGTTGAAGTTCCAGTGGTAAATAAGAAAGCTTCTGTAATTGCGGGTTTCAGGGCCACATATTCAGACTGGATATTGCGAAGTTTAGATGAAGAGGCACTTAAAAACAGCGAAGCTACCTTTTACGATGGTATCGTGAAATACAAACATAATATAGACAACAATAATAGCATCCAGGGTACATTTTACTATAGTAAAGACCGTTTCAGCATAACTTCTGATTCTATTTTTGATTATAACAATCGATTGATTTCTTTAAAATACGGACATACATTTAGTGAAAAGAGCAGGGCAGAAGTGATTTTGGTAAATAGCCAATACAAATATGGTATTAACTATGAGGCAGATGCCAACGAAGATTTCGACTTTGGTTATGAACTAAACGAGTATCAGGCAAAACTGAATTTCAATTATAAGTTAAGTAATAAGCACAAACTCAGTTATGGCCTAAGCAGCAAGCTTTATTCCATAGATCCCGGAAATATTGAGCCTATTGGTGAAAATTCTGATGTGGAGGCCAAAACAATTGACCGTGAAAAAGGGCTGGAATCGGCAGTCTATCTTTCAGATTTATGGGAAGTAAGCGATAAATTTTTGCTCGATCTTGGATTGCGTTATTCGTTTTATATGGCTTTAGGGCCCTCAATACAAAACGTGTATGCTGAAGGAGTTCCTAAAAGTGAAAATTCAATTGTAGAGGTGAAGGAATTCGGTAAAAACGAATCCATAAAAACCTATGGTGGGCCAGAATATAGAATATCTGCGCGTTATTTGTTGGGCAATGATTTTTCGGTAAAGGCGGGTTTCAACAGGACCATTCAATATTTGCATTTACTATCCACGAATACCACCCAATCTCCCACAGATATTTGGAAACTTTCAGATTTAAATATTGCTCCCCAGCGCGCAAACCAATATAGTCTGGGCTTTTTTAAAAATCTTTCCGGAAAAGACGTTGAATTCAGTCTTGAAGGATATTATAAAACAATGAACGATTTGCTGGATTATAAGGTTGGCGCCCAGTTAATTTTAAACGACGACCTTGAAACCGATCTTCTGCAAGGTGAAGGAAAAGCGTACGGAGTAGAGTTTTTGGTAAAGAAGAATTCGGGCAGGTTCAACGGTTATTTGGGCTATAGCTATTCCCGTTCCCAGATAAAGCTGGACAGCCAGTTAATGCAGGAACGTGTGAATAATGGTGAATTTTTTCCTGCAAATTACGATAAGCCCCATGACTTTTCGGTAGTAGCCAATTACAAACTTACCAAGCGTTTTAGTTTTTCGGGCAATTTCACCTACCAAACGGGACGCCCGATTACATACCCTATTGGCAGGTATATTTTTGCGGGCGAGGAACAAGTACTATATAGCGACCGGAACCAGTTCCGAATTCCAGATTATTATAGATTGGATTTAGGTGTAAATATAGAAGGCAACCACAAATTGAATAAGTTAGCGCACAGTTTTATAAATATTTCAGTTTATAATGTTTTGGGAAGAAACAATCCATATTCGGTCTTTTTTGTAAATGAAGCTGGAGAAATAAAAGCGTATAAAACTTCTATTTTCTCCGTGCCCGTGCCTACTATTACGTATAACTTTAAGTTTTAG
- the arsC gene encoding arsenate reductase (glutaredoxin) (This arsenate reductase requires both glutathione and glutaredoxin to convert arsenate to arsenite, after which the efflux transporter formed by ArsA and ArsB can extrude the arsenite from the cell, providing resistance.): MITFYHNPRCSKSRQALNLLEEKGETIEVVRYLETPPSHQELKQVIELLGIAPIDLVRTQEEVWKTTYKNKNLSDEQIIDAMVQNPKLIERPIAIKGTHAIIGRPPQQVLDIL; encoded by the coding sequence ATGATAACATTTTACCACAACCCCCGTTGCAGCAAATCGCGCCAGGCCTTGAATTTATTGGAAGAGAAAGGAGAAACCATTGAAGTTGTAAGATATCTTGAAACCCCTCCATCCCACCAAGAACTGAAACAAGTAATTGAACTTTTAGGAATTGCACCTATTGATTTGGTTAGGACACAGGAAGAAGTCTGGAAGACAACCTATAAAAATAAAAATCTAAGTGATGAGCAAATCATTGATGCCATGGTACAAAACCCCAAGTTAATTGAACGCCCTATTGCAATTAAAGGAACCCATGCTATAATAGGAAGACCTCCCCAACAGGTGCTTGATATTTTATAG
- a CDS encoding outer membrane beta-barrel family protein yields MKITLSFLFALASTILLAQNPDNKEVLIKGIILEEGTNYPLEYSTVSFINKQGKTVTGGITDTEGKYSIEVPPGVYTVKFEFISYKSKELKNQNLTKNTTLPTVNLALDAASLDEVVIRAETTEVQVRLDKKIYNIGKDLTAGGATVSDALNNVPSVTVDIDGAIALRGNENVRILINGKPSAIAGFGSTDALRQLPAEAIERVEVITSPSARYDAEGTAGILNIILKKEKTLGLNGSLSTSLGVPLNSSASGNINLRTDKFNIFNTTGVYYRNSPGNAFFNNNYFPRTVIDSAGNQVIREPQFDQVIERRKYDRMGKGFNTNLGIEYFLTDKSSVTASVFYRKGDGEDETTNNTFNYNNNTIEERITRIEIESEDDKSYQFSLNYVNDFNDNGHKLTADFQYESDKETERSFITEREVFPDNEILPAEDIIQKEDQTEYLAQADYVLPIGENAQFEAGYRGNFEETITDYTLLEERGTSGIFDRNDSLSNIFTYNENVHAVYSQYGNKFGKFSFLLGLRVENTQLKGKVDAENVTENTSFDLNFDKNYTGLFPTVNLTYELKENENITLGYNRRINRPRNWFINPFPSRSSEANVFQGNPDLDPAYASAFDLGYLKRWKKLTLTSSIYYQYETDAFERVQEETGEVTSNGIPVIRTIPINLSTNERYGFELGLLYNPTKWLNLNGSFNYFLFKTEGFYNDVDYGAENTSYFGRFSSKVKLPAKIEWQTNAFYRGPSNNSQTASDGILSVDMAMSKDIMDDNGTLALNVSDLFNTRKRNSITTTDTFTSESEFQWRQRQVTLTFTYRFNQKKQRQRPERGNDDDGGFEG; encoded by the coding sequence ATGAAAATAACCCTCTCGTTTCTGTTCGCACTTGCCTCCACGATCTTATTGGCGCAAAACCCTGATAATAAAGAAGTTCTTATAAAAGGCATTATTCTTGAAGAAGGCACCAACTACCCTTTGGAATATTCCACAGTCTCTTTTATAAATAAACAAGGAAAGACCGTTACAGGAGGCATAACCGACACCGAGGGAAAATATAGTATTGAAGTGCCCCCAGGCGTTTATACTGTGAAATTTGAATTTATCTCCTATAAATCCAAAGAACTAAAAAACCAAAACCTAACCAAAAACACCACCCTTCCCACTGTAAATCTGGCTTTGGACGCAGCTAGTTTGGACGAAGTCGTAATACGTGCTGAAACTACTGAAGTACAAGTACGGCTCGATAAAAAAATATACAATATTGGTAAAGACCTTACCGCAGGAGGAGCCACAGTAAGTGATGCGCTAAATAACGTGCCTTCGGTAACGGTTGATATTGACGGGGCCATTGCCCTTCGCGGAAATGAAAATGTACGTATTCTTATTAATGGAAAACCTTCAGCAATTGCAGGATTTGGCTCCACTGATGCCTTGCGACAGCTGCCTGCAGAAGCCATTGAACGTGTAGAGGTTATTACTTCGCCTTCTGCCCGATACGATGCTGAAGGAACCGCCGGAATTTTAAATATAATTCTTAAAAAGGAAAAAACGCTTGGGCTTAACGGCTCACTAAGTACCAGTCTTGGCGTGCCGCTTAACAGCAGCGCGTCGGGAAATATAAATTTACGTACGGACAAGTTCAATATTTTCAATACTACGGGCGTATATTACCGGAATAGTCCCGGAAATGCATTTTTTAACAATAATTACTTTCCACGGACCGTAATAGACTCTGCAGGAAATCAAGTAATAAGAGAACCACAATTTGACCAAGTAATAGAAAGAAGAAAATATGACCGAATGGGGAAAGGCTTCAATACCAACCTTGGGATTGAATATTTTTTAACCGACAAATCATCGGTCACCGCAAGTGTGTTTTATCGCAAAGGCGATGGAGAGGATGAGACAACGAACAATACCTTTAACTACAACAATAATACGATTGAGGAACGAATTACGCGAATTGAGATTGAAAGCGAAGATGACAAATCTTATCAATTTTCATTGAATTACGTTAATGATTTTAATGATAACGGCCATAAATTAACAGCCGATTTTCAATATGAAAGTGATAAAGAAACTGAACGGTCATTTATAACGGAACGAGAAGTTTTTCCAGATAATGAAATACTTCCGGCCGAGGATATAATTCAAAAAGAAGACCAAACAGAATATTTGGCACAGGCCGATTATGTGTTGCCCATTGGGGAAAACGCACAGTTTGAGGCAGGGTATCGAGGTAATTTTGAAGAAACCATTACAGATTACACCTTATTGGAAGAAAGAGGAACTTCGGGCATCTTTGATAGAAATGACAGTCTTTCCAATATTTTCACCTATAATGAAAATGTACACGCCGTTTATTCACAATACGGAAATAAATTTGGAAAATTCTCCTTTCTGCTCGGGCTTCGTGTTGAAAACACACAGTTAAAAGGAAAGGTCGATGCTGAGAATGTAACCGAGAATACCTCTTTCGACCTAAATTTTGACAAAAATTATACAGGTCTTTTCCCCACTGTAAACTTGACGTATGAGCTGAAAGAAAATGAAAACATTACGTTGGGTTATAACCGACGTATTAATAGACCGCGCAATTGGTTCATAAATCCATTCCCTTCACGTTCCAGTGAAGCAAACGTGTTTCAGGGCAATCCAGATTTGGATCCTGCCTACGCAAGCGCTTTTGACTTGGGGTATCTAAAACGATGGAAAAAACTTACCTTAACTTCTTCTATCTATTACCAATATGAAACCGATGCGTTTGAAAGAGTTCAGGAAGAAACCGGTGAAGTTACAAGCAACGGAATTCCGGTAATCCGTACAATTCCTATTAACCTTTCCACAAACGAGCGTTACGGCTTTGAACTGGGCTTGCTATACAACCCAACAAAATGGTTAAACTTAAACGGTAGTTTTAATTATTTTCTCTTTAAAACGGAAGGATTTTATAATGATGTAGATTACGGTGCTGAAAATACCAGTTATTTTGGCCGCTTCAGCAGTAAAGTGAAGCTGCCCGCTAAAATTGAATGGCAAACCAATGCTTTTTACAGAGGACCTTCAAACAACTCGCAAACAGCATCTGACGGCATCCTTTCCGTAGATATGGCAATGAGTAAAGACATTATGGATGACAACGGAACCTTGGCTTTGAATGTTAGTGATCTTTTCAACACCAGAAAAAGAAACAGCATTACAACTACCGATACATTTACAAGTGAAAGTGAATTCCAATGGCGACAACGCCAAGTAACTCTTACTTTCACTTATAGATTCAACCAGAAAAAACAGCGCCAACGTCCGGAAAGAGGTAATGATGACGATGGTGGTTTTGAAGGTTAA
- the fumC gene encoding class II fumarate hydratase has product MQYRIEKDTMGEVKVPADKLWGAQTERSFENFKIGPRASMPMEIIYGFAYLKKAAAYTNCDLGVLSEEKRDLIAKVCDEILEGKHDDQFPLVIWQTGSGTQSNMNVNEVIANRAHQLAGKTIGEGDKTLQPNDDVNKSQSSNDTFPTGMHIAAYKKLIETTLPGVEQLQKTLSKKASEFKDVVKIGRTHFMDATPLTLGQEFSGYAAQLEHGIKALKNTLPHLAELALGGTAVGTGLNTPKGYDVKVAEYISKFTDLPFVTAKNKFEALAAHDAFVESHGALKQLAVSLNKIANDVRMLASGPRSGIGEINIPANEPGSSIMPGKVNPTQCEALTMVCAQVIGNDMAIAVGGMQGQFELNVFKPVMAANFLQSAQLIGDACVSFDVHCAQGIEPNYEVIKKQLNNSLMLVTALNPKIGYYKAAEIANTAHKNGTTLKEEAVNLGYLTAEEFDEWVKPEDMVGSL; this is encoded by the coding sequence ATGCAATACAGAATAGAAAAAGACACCATGGGCGAGGTAAAAGTACCTGCCGATAAACTTTGGGGCGCACAAACCGAGCGTTCTTTCGAAAACTTTAAAATCGGCCCCCGTGCTTCCATGCCGATGGAAATTATATATGGTTTTGCATATTTAAAGAAAGCCGCCGCCTACACCAATTGCGATCTTGGCGTTCTTTCGGAAGAAAAAAGAGATTTGATTGCCAAAGTTTGCGATGAAATTTTGGAAGGAAAACACGACGATCAATTTCCACTGGTAATCTGGCAAACCGGAAGCGGAACCCAAAGCAATATGAACGTGAATGAGGTAATTGCAAACCGTGCCCATCAACTTGCCGGAAAAACTATAGGTGAAGGCGATAAAACGCTTCAACCAAATGACGATGTAAATAAATCACAATCCTCAAACGATACTTTCCCAACGGGGATGCACATTGCTGCTTATAAAAAATTGATTGAAACCACCCTACCTGGTGTGGAACAACTTCAGAAAACACTTTCAAAAAAAGCATCGGAATTTAAAGATGTTGTAAAAATAGGTCGTACCCATTTTATGGACGCCACTCCCCTAACCCTCGGACAGGAGTTTAGTGGTTATGCTGCACAACTTGAGCACGGAATCAAAGCATTAAAAAACACCCTACCACATTTGGCAGAACTTGCATTGGGAGGAACCGCTGTGGGAACTGGCTTAAACACCCCTAAAGGCTACGATGTAAAAGTTGCCGAATACATTTCAAAGTTTACTGATCTGCCTTTTGTTACAGCAAAAAATAAGTTTGAAGCCCTTGCAGCACACGATGCTTTTGTAGAAAGCCACGGTGCTTTAAAGCAATTGGCGGTTTCGTTAAATAAAATTGCAAATGATGTGCGAATGCTTGCCAGCGGCCCAAGAAGCGGTATTGGCGAAATCAACATTCCAGCAAATGAGCCCGGTTCTTCCATTATGCCTGGAAAAGTTAATCCTACACAATGCGAAGCACTGACAATGGTTTGTGCGCAAGTGATCGGGAATGATATGGCTATCGCCGTGGGAGGAATGCAAGGCCAATTTGAATTAAACGTTTTCAAACCCGTAATGGCAGCAAACTTTCTTCAATCAGCGCAATTGATTGGCGATGCCTGTGTGTCTTTTGATGTCCATTGCGCACAAGGTATTGAGCCAAATTACGAAGTAATCAAAAAACAGTTGAACAATAGTTTAATGCTAGTAACTGCCTTAAATCCAAAAATCGGCTACTACAAAGCTGCGGAAATTGCAAACACGGCACATAAAAACGGAACAACATTAAAAGAAGAAGCTGTAAATCTTGGTTATTTAACTGCGGAAGAATTTGACGAATGGGTAAAACCAGAGGATATGGTGGGAAGCCTTTAA